The genomic region GAGAAGGCGTCCTGACCAAGTTCACCGCGCTGGTGGATCCGATCAAGGCCGGCCTCAAGTCCTCGGCCTATGTGACGCTAAAAGTGCGCCAGCATTCCTGGCGCGAACTCCGCGAACTCCTGCGCGCCATCCCCGAGGTGCACCATATTGCGCTGGTGGGCGGGGACTTCGACGTCATCCTGCTGGTGCGCGCGGTGGACAACATTGACCTGCGCCGGGTGATCTTTGACCAACTGCAGTCCATGCCCGGGGTCCTGGACACCCAGACATTCCTGGTGTTTGAAGACGTGGATACGCTCTAGCGTGTCTGGTGCTTGAGGATTCAGAAACCGCTGGCGTGCTTGGGGTTTGAGGATTTAGTTACGCGCGGGC from Arthrobacter sp. NicSoilB8 harbors:
- a CDS encoding Lrp/AsnC family transcriptional regulator — protein: MAELEPDQAAMPLDDVDRNIIAELTRDGRMSVTQVAENVHISRAHAYTRIARLTGEGVLTKFTALVDPIKAGLKSSAYVTLKVRQHSWRELRELLRAIPEVHHIALVGGDFDVILLVRAVDNIDLRRVIFDQLQSMPGVLDTQTFLVFEDVDTL